In Gimesia benthica, a single window of DNA contains:
- a CDS encoding WD40 repeat domain-containing protein, with translation MKPQQTTEPLVASKPVIDYNAVDPVLTHQTAEFKHKFPLTSCKVDPTGTHLVAGAEDLEIQVWNLETKAQRTLKGHTSWVRCFDFSQDGKTLFSACWGGEIKAWNLTVAEPKPTLSIQAHQGSARWVRISPDQTKLATCGNDLLVKVWNVSDGKLLHSFAGHERHVYAVDFHPDGQQLASQDLMGTIHVWDLQTGKKVRSIDAGVMTGYDNKFAADMGGARDFKFSTDGSELASAGITKVVNSFAGVQDPIIVLFDWKSGKAKAQLKPDKTFQGIAWGVRFHPENFLIGAGANRSGKGELWFRKPGEEEFFHTMKLSTAARGLDLFQDGRHLAVAHSDGAARVYRMTEKQPV, from the coding sequence ATGAAGCCGCAACAGACCACCGAACCACTTGTTGCCTCCAAACCGGTAATTGACTACAACGCCGTCGATCCGGTGCTGACCCACCAGACGGCTGAGTTCAAGCATAAATTCCCTCTGACCTCCTGTAAGGTGGATCCCACCGGAACTCATCTGGTGGCGGGAGCTGAAGATCTGGAAATTCAGGTCTGGAACTTAGAGACCAAGGCTCAGAGAACACTCAAAGGGCATACCAGTTGGGTGCGTTGTTTTGATTTTTCCCAGGATGGAAAAACTCTCTTTTCAGCCTGTTGGGGAGGAGAGATTAAAGCCTGGAATCTGACGGTTGCAGAACCCAAACCTACCTTGAGCATACAGGCGCATCAGGGTTCGGCTCGCTGGGTCCGGATATCCCCTGATCAGACAAAACTGGCAACCTGTGGAAATGATCTGCTCGTGAAAGTCTGGAACGTCAGTGATGGCAAATTACTGCATTCCTTTGCCGGACACGAACGACATGTTTATGCAGTCGATTTCCATCCGGATGGTCAACAGCTGGCCTCTCAGGATCTGATGGGCACCATTCACGTCTGGGATTTGCAGACCGGGAAGAAAGTACGCAGCATCGATGCCGGCGTCATGACCGGGTACGATAACAAATTTGCCGCAGATATGGGCGGCGCCCGCGATTTCAAGTTCAGTACCGATGGCAGCGAACTGGCCAGTGCGGGGATTACAAAAGTCGTGAACTCCTTTGCTGGAGTCCAGGATCCCATCATCGTGTTGTTCGACTGGAAGTCCGGAAAAGCCAAAGCACAACTCAAGCCAGATAAAACATTCCAGGGTATCGCCTGGGGGGTACGTTTTCATCCGGAGAACTTCCTGATTGGCGCTGGTGCCAACAGGAGCGGTAAAGGCGAACTCTGGTTCAGAAAGCCGGGTGAAGAAGAGTTCTTCCACACCATGAAGCTTTCAACTGCAGCACGGGGGCTGGACCTGTTCCAGGATGGCAGGCACCTGGCCGTCGCGCATTCAGATGGGGCGGCACGCGTTTATCGCATGACCGAAAAACAACCCGTCTAG
- a CDS encoding dienelactone hydrolase family protein translates to MNRLNLSAFLVLTLQVSLMLNLCQLGLHAGDTPPWAVLKAAPDQSPLPGTQQLTDQSDLSAKMIKGIDQFLLKQIALAAENRAETWQRDFSSPAAYEKSIAPQKQELIRILGLSDPMVSGRFSYLETAPQKIANDFEIYEVSWPVLDDLQGAGLLLVPSGKIRGDIIAVPEASQTPEDLIYSKQPGGSYAQQLARSGFRVLIPTLINRELNKWNLSQREWLHRAAFELGRTLAGYEVQKIQAGVKLLQQTSADSSRPVGIIGWGEGGRLALYAAALDSEIDVAAVCGYFGPRENLWQEPADRNVFGLLNSLGDAEIASLVAPRSLIIENGTCPEYGYRTTAEGNLEVIDDHYPKMKGKPGKLLVPSQQEVRDVFAHARQFVAELKTETPCLTLIEANETVGDKTLQALISSLDTDATLSTEVKPFELKTRSYAAQRHAGQLAEIERHNQRLLQLAYESRIDFMQNLKTGSLDEFKKTVEPYRDIFKKEVVGEFALNLLPANARTRKYQEGPQTVSYQVEMDVFPDVTAYGILTLPKDLKLDGSEKRPVVVTQHGLEGRPRHTVGEEKYAAYKSFSTHLAERGFITFAPQNPYILFDRFRTLQFKAQSIGRTLFSIAVPQHQQITDWLKTQPFVDGNRIGFYGISYGGKSAMRIPPLVENYALSICSADFGEWVWKNAATDQRSLRYSYVNKGEYEIFEWNLGGTFNYAEMAALICPRPFMVERGHFDGVEPDDRVAQEYAKVRFLYQAQLGIGDRTTIEWIKGPHAIHEQGAYDFLHQHLNWPEPEKSE, encoded by the coding sequence ATGAATCGACTGAACCTGTCTGCTTTCCTGGTACTGACCCTGCAGGTCAGTCTGATGTTGAATCTTTGTCAGTTGGGGCTTCATGCGGGGGATACACCACCGTGGGCAGTTCTGAAAGCGGCTCCCGATCAAAGCCCCTTACCAGGCACGCAGCAGTTAACCGATCAGAGTGACCTGAGTGCTAAAATGATAAAAGGCATTGATCAGTTCCTGTTAAAACAGATCGCTTTGGCGGCGGAGAATCGAGCCGAGACTTGGCAACGCGATTTCAGTTCCCCTGCCGCTTACGAAAAGTCCATCGCCCCTCAGAAACAGGAGCTGATAAGAATCCTGGGGCTGTCAGATCCGATGGTTTCAGGTCGTTTTTCTTACCTGGAAACTGCTCCTCAAAAAATCGCAAATGACTTTGAGATTTATGAAGTGAGCTGGCCGGTTCTCGATGATCTGCAGGGGGCCGGGTTACTGCTGGTTCCCTCGGGGAAGATCCGCGGAGACATCATTGCGGTGCCTGAAGCGTCTCAGACACCGGAGGACCTGATCTACTCAAAGCAGCCGGGGGGCAGCTACGCTCAGCAACTGGCTCGCTCCGGGTTTCGTGTGCTGATTCCGACTTTGATCAATCGTGAACTCAACAAATGGAATCTGAGTCAGCGGGAATGGCTTCATCGGGCAGCGTTCGAACTGGGACGGACTCTGGCGGGTTATGAAGTTCAGAAAATCCAGGCAGGCGTAAAACTGCTCCAGCAGACCAGCGCGGACTCCTCTCGTCCAGTGGGAATTATTGGCTGGGGAGAAGGAGGGCGACTGGCTCTCTACGCAGCTGCGTTGGATTCTGAAATTGATGTCGCTGCCGTCTGTGGTTATTTTGGTCCCCGTGAAAATCTCTGGCAGGAACCAGCGGACCGTAATGTATTCGGTTTACTTAATTCTCTGGGCGATGCAGAGATTGCCAGTCTGGTGGCACCTCGCTCTTTGATTATCGAGAATGGAACCTGTCCAGAATACGGTTATCGCACGACCGCAGAGGGGAATCTGGAGGTCATTGACGATCACTATCCCAAAATGAAGGGAAAACCAGGCAAACTACTCGTCCCCAGCCAACAAGAGGTTCGGGATGTATTCGCACATGCGCGTCAGTTTGTGGCTGAATTGAAGACTGAAACTCCCTGTCTCACATTGATTGAAGCGAATGAAACTGTTGGTGACAAAACGCTGCAGGCTTTGATTTCCAGCCTTGATACTGACGCGACACTCTCTACTGAAGTGAAACCATTCGAGTTGAAAACGCGCTCGTACGCGGCACAGCGACATGCCGGGCAACTGGCAGAAATTGAGAGACACAATCAGCGGCTGCTGCAACTGGCTTATGAGTCTCGCATCGATTTCATGCAGAATCTCAAGACTGGCTCTTTAGATGAATTTAAGAAAACAGTCGAACCATATCGTGATATTTTCAAGAAAGAAGTTGTGGGCGAATTTGCTCTGAATCTGCTGCCCGCCAATGCCCGAACTCGTAAGTATCAGGAAGGACCGCAGACCGTCAGCTATCAGGTTGAAATGGATGTGTTTCCTGATGTGACCGCATATGGAATTCTCACACTTCCCAAAGATCTCAAGCTGGATGGATCTGAGAAACGACCGGTCGTCGTGACCCAGCATGGTCTGGAAGGTCGCCCCCGGCACACGGTGGGAGAAGAAAAATATGCCGCTTATAAATCCTTCTCAACCCACCTGGCTGAACGGGGCTTTATTACGTTCGCGCCCCAGAATCCGTATATCCTGTTCGATCGTTTTCGGACCCTGCAGTTCAAGGCGCAATCAATTGGTCGGACTCTGTTCTCCATTGCGGTTCCGCAGCATCAGCAGATTACTGACTGGCTGAAAACACAGCCATTCGTCGACGGCAACCGAATCGGCTTTTATGGGATTTCCTATGGTGGAAAATCAGCCATGCGGATACCGCCACTCGTTGAAAATTATGCACTTTCGATCTGTTCAGCTGATTTTGGAGAATGGGTCTGGAAGAATGCAGCCACCGATCAACGGTCCCTGCGGTACAGCTATGTCAACAAAGGGGAATATGAAATCTTCGAATGGAATCTGGGGGGGACCTTCAACTATGCGGAAATGGCAGCCTTGATCTGTCCTCGGCCCTTCATGGTTGAACGCGGTCACTTTGATGGAGTCGAACCCGATGACCGGGTCGCCCAGGAATATGCCAAGGTACGTTTTCTGTATCAGGCGCAACTGGGGATCGGTGATCGAACCACGATTGAATGGATCAAAGGTCCGCATGCGATCCACGAACAGGGCGCTTATGATTTCCTGCACCAGCATCTCAACTGGCCAGAGCCCGAAAAGTCCGAGTGA
- a CDS encoding CehA/McbA family metallohydrolase yields the protein MDLPRHKAFILWTICITAIFTSELLSAEPALVIDAKSHQVEGKKAYEIAFSANANQTEFTLLFDLKLQKQSSGRYWNVFINDQDLGRLEANTRQVGADKKSDGFQRVGYTVPAEVLKTGENTLAITGKGQPAAVRNFVLDPRPLKQALQLGAVTVKVQTPEGQPVPARLTIVNASGELPYLYNASQPTTAVRPGILYTLGTGDTFELPPGKYTLYATRGMEWGYDEQSIVVNYDQPQSHTMVISREVDTTGFIACDSHIHTLPGSGHGNATFEERMITIAGEGIEVAVATDHNHISDYHPFQKSTGTQSHFHAISGDEVTTRNGHFTAFPFDPAKAVPGGVKGRNPLFLENDNWGELIADMRLKGAEVIILNHPYWPSIPDGPFGRFRFNRRTGNRGEGPEFNFNGYEVVQPANKIPDFFYALEDWMSLLNRGSRLTAVGATDSHTVNDPVGQARTYLKSTADKVSEIVPREVYAAFTQGRAVASAGIFADLKLQGQYQMGDMVPVKAIHADKKTGSKLTATLRVASPSWVQPREAMIYVNGKQVAHQTIKTKSKQPTDQTLTFSLELPPHDAYVVAFVLGDGITLPGWTTYGKASQAITNPIFLDVNGDGKYSAPRETAQRLIAKTQKEDGSFSPAQRKALLDSSAVKADAAVLLHVQDLLAQDTTNDKDE from the coding sequence ATGGACCTGCCCCGTCATAAAGCATTCATTCTATGGACCATCTGCATCACGGCCATTTTCACCAGCGAACTCCTCTCCGCTGAACCGGCTCTTGTCATTGATGCTAAGTCGCATCAGGTTGAAGGGAAAAAGGCTTATGAGATAGCTTTCTCTGCTAACGCCAATCAAACCGAATTTACTTTGCTGTTCGACCTGAAGCTACAGAAACAAAGCTCCGGTAGATACTGGAACGTCTTCATCAACGACCAGGACCTGGGGCGTCTTGAAGCAAACACCCGCCAGGTTGGGGCTGATAAAAAGTCAGACGGTTTTCAGCGGGTCGGCTATACGGTTCCAGCAGAGGTTCTGAAAACGGGTGAAAACACACTGGCGATTACCGGCAAAGGCCAACCTGCAGCTGTACGTAATTTCGTTTTGGATCCTCGTCCTTTGAAGCAGGCGTTGCAGCTGGGGGCCGTGACCGTAAAGGTCCAGACGCCTGAAGGTCAGCCTGTTCCCGCACGGCTGACAATTGTGAATGCATCTGGTGAACTGCCTTACCTCTATAATGCGAGTCAGCCGACAACTGCCGTCCGTCCTGGGATTCTTTATACGCTAGGCACTGGGGATACATTTGAGTTACCCCCGGGAAAGTATACTCTGTACGCCACGCGAGGGATGGAATGGGGATACGATGAACAGTCGATCGTCGTAAATTACGATCAGCCCCAGTCACATACTATGGTCATTTCACGTGAAGTAGACACCACGGGATTTATTGCCTGTGACAGCCATATCCATACCTTACCCGGCAGCGGTCACGGTAATGCCACATTCGAAGAACGCATGATCACAATCGCCGGCGAAGGAATCGAAGTCGCTGTAGCCACCGATCACAATCATATTTCGGACTACCATCCGTTTCAGAAATCGACGGGAACACAGTCACACTTCCATGCGATTTCGGGTGATGAAGTCACAACCCGCAATGGACATTTTACAGCATTTCCCTTTGATCCGGCCAAGGCCGTCCCCGGCGGCGTGAAGGGACGTAATCCCCTGTTTCTGGAGAATGATAACTGGGGTGAACTGATCGCTGACATGCGGCTCAAAGGAGCCGAGGTCATTATCCTGAACCATCCCTACTGGCCCAGTATTCCGGATGGTCCTTTCGGTCGGTTTCGTTTCAATCGACGCACGGGGAATCGGGGAGAGGGACCTGAATTCAACTTCAACGGTTATGAAGTAGTTCAGCCTGCGAATAAAATCCCCGATTTTTTCTACGCTTTGGAAGACTGGATGTCACTGCTGAACCGTGGTTCCAGACTGACCGCTGTCGGCGCCACTGATTCCCACACCGTGAATGATCCGGTTGGACAGGCTCGGACATACCTGAAAAGCACAGCTGACAAGGTCTCTGAGATCGTTCCCCGGGAAGTGTATGCTGCTTTCACACAGGGGCGGGCTGTGGCATCAGCAGGAATCTTTGCAGACCTGAAACTGCAAGGACAGTATCAGATGGGAGACATGGTGCCTGTGAAAGCCATCCACGCTGATAAAAAAACAGGTTCAAAGCTGACCGCAACGTTACGAGTCGCTTCCCCATCATGGGTTCAACCACGCGAAGCAATGATCTATGTGAACGGAAAGCAAGTTGCTCACCAGACCATCAAGACGAAATCAAAACAGCCAACTGATCAGACGCTGACCTTTTCACTGGAACTCCCTCCTCACGACGCTTATGTCGTTGCGTTTGTACTGGGAGATGGTATTACCCTGCCCGGCTGGACAACTTATGGCAAGGCTTCTCAGGCTATTACCAATCCCATTTTCCTGGATGTGAACGGCGATGGAAAATACAGCGCACCACGTGAGACGGCACAAAGACTGATTGCGAAAACTCAAAAAGAGGACGGTTCCTTCTCTCCGGCTCAACGAAAAGCGTTGCTTGATTCATCTGCGGTAAAGGCTGATGCCGCCGTCCTGCTGCATGTCCAGGATCTGCTCGCTCAAGATACAACCAACGATAAAGATGAATAA